One window of the Rhizorhabdus dicambivorans genome contains the following:
- a CDS encoding UvrD-helicase domain-containing protein, protein MTDSTAFSNVTLDDDVESQLATYLDLDHPQSFFMFAGAGSGKTRSLVNALRHVADKYRDVLRLRARHVAVITYTNAACDEITRRLEYDPLFVVRTIHSFAWMQIQNFNADIRVWLRTNLQTDIEALMIEEEKGRAGTKASAARQIQIESKQKRLGRLDEIKVFTYNPSGDNRERNALNHAEVIKIFSAFLLEKSLMQRMFVEKYPFLLIDESQDTSKTLIEALFAVQQAHADRFCLGLIGDTMQRIYLDGKEQIERDIPEGWAFPEKRLNHRSSHRIVRLINDIRGGADTHKQEPRDDAGEGWARLFAFSSDLDDKPAAEDRVRAYMALLTNDDAWNDPAACKVLTLEHHMAAKRMGFEPLFEALASVDEFRTSFLDGSFPATRFFTHYVLPLVSAHQRNDKFAIAKLVRDASPLLSKNNLKGSARPLDQLRLAQSAIDSLLALWTPGEPNCAAVLDNVAGTGLFQVPESLKAALAAQRIDDIAEAEDEAADPVGRNLEAILNFLDCPFSVIAPYAAYVAKEAAFDTHQGVKGLEFDRVMVLMDDGDARGFLFGYEKLLGAKAPSATDLKNAEEGRDSAIDRTRRLFYVTCSRAKSSLALVAYSADPAAVKAHVVAAGWFHEDEVVLALPENPR, encoded by the coding sequence ATGACCGATAGCACTGCCTTCTCGAACGTCACGCTCGATGACGATGTCGAGAGCCAACTCGCGACCTATCTCGACCTGGATCACCCACAGAGCTTTTTCATGTTCGCGGGCGCGGGCTCGGGGAAGACGCGGTCACTGGTAAATGCGCTTCGCCATGTCGCGGACAAGTATCGCGACGTCCTGCGGTTGCGGGCGCGCCATGTCGCTGTAATCACTTACACCAATGCGGCTTGCGATGAGATCACGCGCCGGCTCGAATATGATCCGCTGTTTGTGGTGCGCACGATCCATAGCTTCGCATGGATGCAAATTCAGAACTTCAATGCCGACATCCGTGTGTGGCTTCGGACCAATTTGCAGACTGACATCGAAGCCCTGATGATCGAGGAGGAGAAGGGGCGCGCCGGCACGAAAGCTTCGGCCGCGCGCCAGATCCAGATCGAATCGAAACAAAAGCGGCTCGGTCGTTTGGACGAGATCAAGGTCTTCACCTACAATCCGAGCGGAGACAATCGCGAACGAAACGCCCTGAATCATGCTGAGGTCATCAAGATTTTCTCGGCATTCCTGCTCGAAAAATCACTTATGCAACGCATGTTCGTGGAAAAATACCCGTTCCTGCTGATCGATGAGAGCCAGGATACGAGCAAGACGCTGATCGAAGCGCTGTTCGCGGTCCAGCAGGCGCATGCCGATCGCTTCTGCCTCGGGCTCATCGGCGACACCATGCAGCGCATCTACCTCGACGGGAAGGAGCAGATCGAACGAGATATCCCGGAAGGCTGGGCGTTTCCAGAAAAGCGCCTCAATCACCGAAGCTCACATCGCATCGTTCGCCTTATCAACGACATCCGTGGTGGCGCCGATACGCACAAGCAGGAACCGCGCGACGATGCCGGTGAAGGTTGGGCTCGGCTGTTCGCCTTCTCCAGCGACCTTGACGACAAACCTGCCGCCGAGGACCGAGTTCGCGCCTATATGGCGTTGCTGACCAATGACGATGCTTGGAATGACCCGGCAGCATGCAAGGTTCTGACGCTTGAACATCACATGGCAGCTAAGAGGATGGGGTTCGAGCCGCTGTTCGAGGCACTCGCCTCGGTTGACGAGTTTCGTACCAGCTTTCTGGACGGCAGTTTTCCGGCCACGCGGTTTTTCACGCATTATGTGCTGCCACTGGTCTCTGCCCACCAACGTAACGACAAGTTCGCTATCGCGAAACTTGTCCGCGACGCTTCTCCTCTGCTGAGCAAGAACAATCTCAAGGGATCTGCGAGGCCCCTGGATCAGCTTCGACTGGCGCAATCCGCGATCGACAGTCTTCTAGCGCTCTGGACACCCGGAGAGCCCAACTGCGCTGCCGTGCTCGATAATGTTGCGGGCACCGGCTTGTTCCAAGTTCCGGAAAGCCTGAAAGCCGCGCTTGCCGCCCAGCGCATTGACGATATCGCGGAAGCCGAGGATGAGGCGGCCGATCCGGTCGGCCGGAACCTTGAGGCGATACTGAACTTCCTCGACTGCCCCTTTTCGGTCATTGCGCCCTATGCCGCGTATGTCGCGAAAGAAGCGGCGTTTGACACGCATCAAGGGGTGAAGGGGCTAGAGTTTGATCGCGTCATGGTACTGATGGACGATGGCGATGCCCGGGGGTTCCTGTTCGGCTATGAGAAGCTGCTGGGCGCGAAGGCACCCAGCGCGACCGATCTCAAAAATGCAGAAGAGGGCCGAGATTCGGCGATCGATCGAACGCGGCGACTATTTTACGTGACCTGTAGTCGCGCCAAATCTAGTCTGGCGCTGGTTGCCTATTCGGCTGATCCAGCGGCCGTAAAAGCGCATGTCGTCGCGGCCGGCTGGTTTCATGAGGACGAGGTCGTTCTTGCGTTGCCTGAAAATCCGCGGTGA
- the tenA gene encoding thiaminase II, translating to MSFCDTIWQDVAPLRRAILAQPFLAELADGSLPPESFRHYMLQDSLYLAEYARVLAIAAARAPTAAGRLEFSDGAKVAVQVEEALHQAFFVQFGVTPEMGREAEATPACLGYTSYLASLAATRSYEELIAGILPCFWVYWEVGCDIKPRAASPNPYAAWIDTYAAPSFGEATDRVRALVDEAADNATPATRAAMATAFRNATRYEWMFWDSAYRREVWPI from the coding sequence ATGAGCTTCTGCGACACGATCTGGCAGGACGTCGCCCCGCTGCGCCGCGCGATCCTCGCCCAGCCCTTCCTTGCGGAGCTTGCCGATGGCTCGCTTCCGCCCGAGAGCTTCAGGCATTACATGCTGCAGGACAGCCTCTACCTTGCCGAATACGCTCGCGTGCTGGCGATCGCGGCCGCGAGGGCGCCCACAGCGGCGGGACGCCTCGAATTCTCGGACGGTGCCAAGGTCGCGGTGCAGGTGGAAGAGGCGCTGCACCAGGCCTTCTTCGTACAGTTCGGTGTCACCCCCGAAATGGGTCGGGAGGCCGAGGCGACGCCCGCGTGCCTTGGCTACACCAGCTACCTCGCCAGCCTTGCCGCAACGCGCAGCTACGAGGAACTGATCGCGGGCATTCTCCCCTGCTTCTGGGTCTATTGGGAAGTCGGCTGCGACATCAAGCCGCGCGCTGCCTCGCCCAATCCGTACGCAGCATGGATCGACACCTACGCTGCACCCTCCTTCGGCGAGGCAACCGATCGCGTTCGCGCACTGGTGGACGAAGCCGCCGACAATGCCACCCCGGCAACCCGCGCCGCCATGGCAACCGCCTTCCGCAACGCCACGCGCTACGAATGGATGTTCTGGGATTCCGCCTACCGGCGTGAGGTCTGGCCGATCTGA
- the trbE gene encoding conjugal transfer protein TrbE has protein sequence MLNLAEYRRRSDRLADHLPWAALVAPGVILSKDGSFLRVLRFRGPDLESATEGELVSACARANNVLKRFGTGWALFFDAERREANAYPESDFPDAASWLVDQERRAAFLKEGEHYESRYHLTLTWLPTPDTAEAAGRSLVERPDAENGRDWRGALASFVATSNRALDLFASFMPEVRALDDSETLTFLHGTISPRPHVVAVPESPIYLDALLADTPLTGGLEPRLGDTHIRTLTVMGFPNMSRPGILDALNHQDFGYRWVTRFIALDKSDATKALTKLRRQWFNKRKSITALLREVMYSQPSQLLDSDADNKVVDADEALQVLGGDHVAFGYLTTTITVSDTDRARVEDKVRQVERIINGLGFNTIREGVNAVEAWLSSLPGQTYANVRQPLVHTLNLAHLMPLSSVWAGPTRNAHLNGPPLLYASTAGSTPFRLSTHMGDVGHILVVGPTGAGKSVLLALIALQFRRYANSQVYIFDKGFSARAAVLAMGGAHHALGLGADAGETLAFQPLRRIDDATERSWAAEWIAALLTHEKVIVTPEIKDAVWSALGSLASAPPEERTLTGLTLLLQSNALRTALGAYTLDGPYGRLLDAAEQHLAFADVQCFETEALMNQAGVVAPVLTYLFHRLEERFDGRPTLLILDEAWIFLDHPLFAARIREWLKVLRKKNVAVLLATQSLADIASSSIAPAIIESCPQRILLPNDRAIEPQSREAYERFGLNDRQIELVSRAAPKRQYYLQSARGNRLFELGLGPIALALCGASDPASQTRIDGLLTEGGQADFAARLLTASDLDWAADLLADFTGVGGAKNIPTTETSESVSL, from the coding sequence GTGCTGAACCTCGCAGAATATCGTCGTCGCTCCGACCGGCTGGCGGATCATCTCCCCTGGGCCGCGCTCGTCGCGCCCGGCGTCATCCTCAGCAAGGATGGCAGCTTCCTGCGGGTGCTGCGATTTCGCGGTCCCGACCTTGAATCCGCCACAGAAGGGGAACTGGTATCCGCCTGCGCCCGTGCCAACAACGTGCTCAAGCGCTTCGGCACTGGCTGGGCGCTGTTCTTCGATGCCGAGCGGCGGGAGGCCAATGCCTATCCCGAAAGCGATTTCCCGGACGCGGCTTCCTGGCTGGTCGATCAGGAGCGGCGCGCGGCCTTCCTTAAGGAAGGTGAGCATTATGAGAGCCGTTACCATCTGACGCTGACCTGGCTGCCGACGCCTGACACCGCCGAAGCGGCAGGCCGGTCACTGGTCGAACGGCCTGATGCAGAAAACGGCCGCGACTGGCGCGGTGCGTTGGCGAGCTTCGTCGCGACGAGCAACCGCGCGCTGGACCTGTTCGCCAGCTTCATGCCGGAAGTGCGGGCGCTGGACGACAGTGAGACGCTGACCTTTCTCCACGGGACAATCTCTCCGCGTCCGCATGTAGTCGCGGTTCCGGAAAGCCCGATCTATCTTGATGCACTGCTCGCAGACACGCCGCTGACCGGCGGGCTGGAGCCCCGTCTTGGTGACACGCATATCCGCACACTGACGGTCATGGGCTTCCCGAACATGAGCCGGCCCGGCATCCTTGATGCCCTCAATCATCAGGATTTCGGCTATCGCTGGGTCACGCGGTTCATTGCGCTCGACAAGAGCGATGCGACGAAGGCGCTGACGAAGCTGCGCCGCCAGTGGTTCAACAAGCGCAAATCGATCACCGCATTGCTGCGCGAAGTGATGTATAGCCAGCCGTCGCAACTGCTCGACAGCGACGCCGACAACAAAGTGGTCGATGCCGACGAAGCGCTGCAGGTGCTGGGCGGCGATCATGTCGCCTTCGGCTATCTGACCACGACGATCACGGTCTCCGATACGGATCGCGCCAGGGTGGAAGACAAGGTCCGACAGGTCGAGCGGATCATCAACGGGCTGGGCTTCAACACCATCCGTGAAGGGGTGAACGCGGTCGAGGCATGGCTGTCATCGCTGCCCGGTCAGACCTATGCCAATGTCCGGCAGCCGCTGGTCCACACGCTCAATCTCGCTCATCTGATGCCATTGTCGTCGGTATGGGCCGGGCCGACCCGTAATGCCCATCTCAACGGCCCGCCGCTGCTATATGCCAGCACGGCCGGATCGACTCCGTTTCGCCTGTCCACCCATATGGGCGATGTCGGGCACATACTGGTCGTCGGGCCGACCGGCGCTGGCAAATCGGTGCTGCTCGCACTGATCGCACTCCAGTTCCGGCGCTACGCGAACAGTCAGGTCTATATCTTCGACAAAGGCTTCTCCGCGCGGGCAGCCGTGTTGGCGATGGGCGGTGCGCATCATGCGCTGGGGCTCGGCGCCGACGCGGGTGAGACGCTGGCATTCCAGCCGCTGCGCCGGATCGACGATGCTACCGAACGAAGCTGGGCAGCGGAATGGATCGCCGCATTACTCACCCATGAAAAGGTCATCGTCACGCCCGAGATAAAGGATGCCGTCTGGTCGGCGCTGGGCAGTCTGGCATCCGCGCCGCCGGAAGAACGAACGCTGACCGGCCTCACCCTGTTACTCCAGTCCAATGCGCTGCGTACCGCTCTCGGAGCCTACACTCTTGATGGCCCTTACGGCCGGTTGCTGGACGCGGCCGAGCAGCATCTGGCCTTTGCCGATGTCCAATGCTTCGAGACAGAGGCGCTGATGAATCAGGCGGGCGTGGTCGCCCCGGTGCTGACCTATCTGTTCCACCGACTGGAAGAGCGGTTCGACGGTCGGCCGACCTTGCTGATTCTCGACGAAGCCTGGATCTTCCTCGACCACCCGCTGTTCGCGGCGCGGATCCGGGAATGGCTCAAGGTGCTGCGCAAGAAGAATGTCGCGGTGCTGTTAGCGACCCAGAGCCTGGCCGATATTGCATCGAGCAGCATCGCGCCCGCCATCATCGAGAGCTGCCCGCAACGCATCCTGCTGCCCAACGATCGCGCGATCGAACCGCAGAGCCGGGAAGCCTATGAGCGGTTCGGCCTGAACGATCGCCAGATCGAACTGGTCAGCCGTGCTGCGCCCAAACGGCAATATTATCTGCAATCAGCGCGCGGCAACCGGCTGTTCGAACTTGGGCTTGGCCCGATCGCGCTCGCGCTGTGCGGCGCATCTGATCCTGCCAGCCAGACCCGGATAGATGGCCTGCTTACCGAAGGCGGCCAGGCGGATTTCGCGGCGCGGCTCCTGACCGCCTCTGATCTCGACTGGGCCGCCGATCTGCTGGCGGATTTCACTGGCGTAGGAGGCGCCAAGAATATCCCAACCACCGAAACGAGTGAAAGCGTGTCCCTCTGA
- a CDS encoding VirB3 family type IV secretion system protein, which translates to MAGFEAPIHGSLGSPILLGGAPRGIAIVNGTIAAAVGLGLQQWIAGIALWAIGHSIAVFAARRDPDFAPVLIRHLRQKGHLAC; encoded by the coding sequence ATGGCCGGTTTCGAGGCTCCCATCCATGGGAGCCTCGGTTCGCCGATCCTCCTCGGCGGCGCCCCGCGCGGTATCGCGATCGTGAACGGGACGATCGCCGCCGCCGTTGGCCTCGGGCTACAGCAGTGGATCGCAGGCATCGCCCTGTGGGCCATCGGGCACAGCATCGCCGTATTCGCCGCCCGCCGTGATCCGGACTTCGCGCCCGTCCTGATCCGCCATCTTCGCCAGAAAGGCCATCTCGCGTGCTGA
- a CDS encoding TrbC/VirB2 family protein — protein sequence MQLARIPNRASTFLIGAAIGLTLAFATTAQAAGSGMPWEEPLQQVLESVQGPVAKIVAVIVIITTGLTLAFGESSGGFRRLIQIVFGLSIAFAASSFFLSFFSFGGGALIA from the coding sequence ATGCAGCTTGCCAGAATTCCAAATCGCGCCTCCACCTTTCTCATCGGCGCCGCGATCGGCCTGACCCTCGCCTTCGCGACCACTGCCCAGGCCGCCGGTTCCGGTATGCCGTGGGAGGAGCCGCTCCAGCAGGTGCTGGAATCCGTCCAGGGGCCGGTCGCCAAGATCGTCGCTGTGATCGTCATCATCACCACCGGCCTCACGCTCGCATTCGGGGAAAGCAGCGGTGGCTTCCGTCGCCTGATCCAGATCGTGTTCGGCCTCTCGATCGCCTTTGCGGCCTCGAGCTTCTTCCTGAGCTTCTTCAGCTTTGGCGGCGGGGCACTGATCGCGTGA
- the trbB gene encoding P-type conjugative transfer ATPase TrbB: protein MLRTAMGPAIAEALADPRVIEIMVNPDGALRLDRLGEGRSDTDIRMDAAQVERIIRLVASHARAEVHGDAPIVSAELPPHIEGRAGERFEGVLPPVSIAPCFSIRKPATRLYSLDDYVADGIMAQAAADRLKACVTQRYNILVAGGTSSGKTTLANALLAEMAWVDERIILIEDTRELQSPAADTVALRTRQGTVTMADLVRSTLRLRPDRIIVGEVRGPEALDMLKAWNTGHPGGIATVHANSAMSALYRIEGLVQEAVVTVPRRLIAEAIDIIVFISGRGLQRRIASITRVAGLDPDTGNYALADLLAPSHPKGE from the coding sequence ATGCTGCGCACGGCAATGGGACCGGCCATCGCCGAGGCGCTGGCCGATCCCCGCGTGATCGAGATCATGGTCAATCCCGATGGCGCGCTGCGGCTCGACCGGCTTGGCGAAGGGCGCAGCGACACGGATATCCGGATGGATGCCGCGCAGGTCGAGCGGATCATCCGCCTCGTGGCGTCTCACGCCCGCGCCGAGGTCCATGGCGATGCGCCGATCGTGTCGGCCGAACTGCCCCCGCATATCGAGGGCCGTGCCGGAGAGCGGTTCGAAGGCGTCCTGCCGCCCGTCTCGATCGCACCCTGCTTTTCGATCCGCAAGCCTGCAACACGCCTTTACAGCCTCGACGACTATGTCGCCGATGGCATCATGGCACAGGCAGCCGCCGACCGGCTGAAAGCCTGCGTCACGCAACGCTACAACATCCTCGTCGCCGGGGGCACGAGTTCGGGCAAGACGACGCTCGCCAATGCCCTGCTGGCCGAAATGGCCTGGGTCGATGAGCGCATCATCCTGATCGAGGATACCCGGGAGTTGCAAAGCCCGGCCGCCGACACGGTCGCGCTGCGGACCCGGCAGGGCACCGTCACCATGGCCGATCTGGTGCGTTCGACGCTGCGTCTCCGTCCCGATCGCATCATAGTCGGCGAGGTGCGCGGCCCCGAAGCGCTCGACATGCTCAAGGCATGGAACACAGGGCATCCCGGTGGCATCGCGACCGTTCATGCCAACAGCGCGATGTCCGCGCTCTACCGGATCGAAGGGCTGGTGCAGGAAGCGGTCGTCACCGTGCCGCGCCGGCTGATCGCCGAGGCGATCGACATCATCGTGTTCATCTCGGGCCGGGGCCTTCAGCGCCGCATCGCCAGCATCACGCGCGTCGCCGGTCTCGATCCCGATACCGGCAACTACGCGCTCGCCGACCTCCTCGCTCCCTCACATCCCAAAGGAGAATGA
- a CDS encoding CopG family transcriptional regulator, whose product MSAEKVRHQLFLPRSVSDRLEALAAKPGASKSAILTDAVTAWLNRRGASELEDRFGIRLDRLTAAIGRLERDGHIQLETIALFVRYELAIQAPLAENDHAGRAIAAKRFEAFIAQVGRQIASGRRTLADQMSAAPESGQ is encoded by the coding sequence ATGAGCGCCGAAAAGGTCCGCCACCAGCTATTCCTGCCCCGGTCGGTCAGCGATCGCCTTGAAGCGCTCGCGGCCAAGCCCGGCGCATCGAAATCAGCGATCCTGACCGATGCGGTCACCGCATGGCTCAACCGGCGCGGCGCCTCCGAACTGGAGGATCGTTTCGGCATCCGCCTTGATCGCCTTACGGCCGCCATCGGCAGGCTGGAGCGCGACGGGCATATTCAGCTCGAAACCATCGCCCTGTTCGTCCGCTACGAACTGGCGATACAGGCGCCGCTCGCCGAGAATGACCATGCCGGTCGGGCCATCGCCGCCAAACGGTTCGAGGCTTTCATCGCGCAGGTCGGACGCCAGATCGCTTCAGGTCGCCGGACATTGGCCGATCAGATGAGCGCCGCGCCGGAGTCCGGCCAGTGA
- a CDS encoding conjugal transfer protein TraG, with protein MTPTKILIGQILVVLAVVSAGIWTATQWAAIQLAYQPELGPPWFVAFGKPIYHPWSIFPWWFSFDAYAPEIFDEAGGIAATSGLIACGAAIFGSLWRARQRKNITTYGSARWATARDMRAAKLFEDAGVFLGRIGPRYLRNDGPEHIMAFAPTRSGKGVGLVVPTLLGWSGSAVVHDIKGENWQLTAGWRSRFSHCLLFNPTDARSARYNPLLEVRRGTDEVRDVQNIADILVDPEGALERRSHWEKTSHSLLVGAILHILYAEEEKTLARVASFLSDPQRPFTATLKRMMTTNHLGTADAPKVHPVIASAAREVLNKSENERSGVLSTAMSFLGLYRDPTVATVTSRCDWRIADLVEGKSPVSLYLVVPPSDISRTKPLIRLVLNQIGRRLTEHLHAENGASAANRHKLLMMLDEFPALGRLDFFETSLAFLAGYGVRAFLIAQSLNQIEKAYGEHNAILDNCHVRVAFASNDERTAKRISDALGTATEQRAMRNYAGHRLAPWLAHVMVSRQETARALLTPGEVMQLPATDELVLVAGTPPIRATKLRYFEDSTFKSRVLPPPVLADGTYADRPAPRPDDWTGIVRGTDALLKATADAETDDTGGGLEQARHPGQEIEQPLTPDPVTADPLGLGEDDGDIVADQRAMDQARALGTARAVYGIDAGTGRPDDLQLGF; from the coding sequence ATGACACCGACAAAAATCCTGATTGGCCAAATCCTTGTCGTGCTCGCAGTAGTGAGCGCTGGTATCTGGACTGCGACCCAGTGGGCAGCGATACAGCTGGCCTATCAGCCAGAACTCGGCCCGCCCTGGTTCGTTGCGTTCGGTAAACCGATCTACCATCCCTGGTCGATCTTTCCGTGGTGGTTCTCCTTCGACGCCTATGCGCCGGAAATCTTCGATGAGGCTGGAGGCATTGCGGCCACGAGCGGCCTGATCGCTTGCGGAGCGGCAATCTTCGGGTCACTCTGGCGCGCCCGTCAGCGCAAGAATATCACCACCTACGGCTCTGCGCGCTGGGCGACAGCCAGGGACATGCGTGCGGCAAAGCTGTTCGAGGATGCCGGGGTCTTTCTCGGCCGGATCGGTCCCCGCTATCTGCGCAATGACGGTCCCGAGCACATCATGGCATTCGCCCCGACCCGCTCGGGCAAAGGCGTCGGCCTAGTCGTGCCGACGCTGCTTGGCTGGTCGGGTTCGGCGGTCGTTCACGACATCAAGGGCGAAAACTGGCAACTGACCGCAGGCTGGCGCTCGCGTTTCTCGCATTGCCTGCTGTTCAACCCGACCGACGCTCGCTCCGCGCGCTACAATCCGCTGCTGGAGGTACGACGCGGCACCGATGAGGTGCGCGACGTCCAGAACATCGCCGACATTCTGGTCGACCCCGAAGGCGCGCTGGAACGGCGCAGCCACTGGGAAAAGACCAGCCACTCGCTGCTGGTCGGCGCGATTCTCCACATTCTCTATGCCGAGGAAGAGAAGACGCTGGCGCGCGTTGCATCCTTCCTCTCCGATCCGCAGCGTCCGTTCACCGCGACCCTCAAGCGGATGATGACCACCAATCATCTCGGTACGGCGGATGCGCCCAAGGTCCATCCTGTTATCGCATCGGCGGCCCGCGAGGTGCTGAACAAGTCGGAAAACGAACGCTCCGGCGTGCTCTCGACCGCCATGTCGTTCCTCGGTCTCTATCGCGATCCGACCGTCGCGACCGTGACATCGCGCTGCGACTGGCGCATCGCCGATCTGGTCGAAGGCAAGTCGCCGGTTTCGCTCTATCTGGTCGTGCCGCCATCAGACATCAGCCGCACCAAGCCACTGATCCGTCTGGTCCTCAACCAGATCGGTCGCCGCCTCACCGAGCATCTGCACGCCGAAAATGGTGCAAGCGCGGCCAACCGCCACAAGCTCCTCATGATGCTCGACGAGTTCCCGGCGCTCGGGCGGCTGGATTTCTTCGAGACTTCGCTGGCCTTTCTCGCTGGCTATGGCGTGCGGGCCTTTCTCATCGCGCAGAGCCTCAACCAGATCGAGAAAGCCTATGGCGAGCACAATGCCATTCTCGACAATTGCCATGTCCGCGTGGCCTTCGCCTCCAATGACGAGCGGACTGCCAAGCGCATTTCCGACGCGCTCGGCACCGCGACCGAGCAACGCGCCATGCGCAACTATGCCGGGCATCGGCTCGCACCCTGGCTCGCCCATGTCATGGTCAGTCGGCAGGAAACCGCCCGCGCATTGCTGACGCCCGGTGAGGTGATGCAGCTTCCCGCGACCGACGAACTGGTGCTCGTTGCCGGAACCCCGCCGATCCGCGCGACGAAGCTGCGCTATTTCGAGGATTCGACGTTCAAATCGCGGGTGTTGCCTCCACCCGTACTGGCCGATGGCACATATGCCGATCGTCCGGCGCCCCGTCCCGATGACTGGACCGGCATTGTTCGGGGCACCGACGCTCTGCTGAAAGCGACAGCCGATGCGGAAACCGACGACACCGGCGGTGGCCTCGAACAGGCCCGGCATCCCGGGCAGGAAATCGAGCAGCCTCTCACTCCTGACCCGGTGACCGCCGACCCGCTCGGCCTTGGCGAAGACGATGGCGACATCGTAGCCGACCAGCGCGCGATGGATCAGGCCCGCGCGCTGGGCACAGCCCGCGCTGTTTATGGGATCGATGCCGGCACTGGCCGTCCTGACGATCTGCAACTGGGGTTCTGA
- a CDS encoding IclR family transcriptional regulator, whose protein sequence is MDEDEQSPSSRDCGGVQSVEVAGAILNAFVEAQRPVNLTEIAKIAGMHPAKMHRYLASLMRTQLIEQDPSTGRFRPGPLTIPLAFGRLRNLNVISCAAPILADLRDATGETAMMSIWTENGPVVMRLEESARPVFLNVRVGSTLPLYHTAAGRAFAANKSAVQIRDVAEPPPFWTDDLAAKIRADGVAALSDALVRGVNAIAAPVMDAFDNVAAVIGVVGHEQFLDIAVDGPTAEKLKAAARQFSRALGNMH, encoded by the coding sequence ATGGACGAGGACGAACAAAGCCCTTCAAGCCGAGACTGCGGCGGCGTGCAGTCGGTGGAAGTTGCTGGCGCGATTTTGAATGCTTTCGTTGAAGCGCAACGCCCTGTTAACCTGACGGAAATCGCTAAAATCGCAGGCATGCACCCGGCGAAAATGCACCGCTATCTGGCGAGTTTGATGCGCACGCAACTGATCGAGCAAGACCCAAGTACGGGCCGCTTCAGACCCGGTCCGTTGACGATACCACTGGCGTTTGGACGGTTGCGAAATCTCAATGTCATTTCATGCGCCGCCCCTATCCTCGCCGACCTGCGCGATGCGACAGGGGAAACCGCCATGATGTCGATCTGGACCGAGAACGGGCCCGTCGTGATGCGCCTCGAGGAGAGCGCTCGCCCGGTGTTCCTGAACGTTCGCGTCGGATCGACGTTGCCATTGTACCACACGGCCGCTGGTCGTGCGTTCGCCGCGAACAAGAGCGCCGTGCAGATAAGGGATGTGGCTGAACCACCACCTTTCTGGACTGACGATCTCGCGGCGAAAATCAGGGCTGATGGCGTGGCTGCGCTGTCAGACGCATTGGTCAGGGGCGTCAATGCCATCGCTGCTCCCGTAATGGACGCTTTTGACAATGTGGCAGCGGTAATTGGAGTCGTGGGCCATGAACAGTTTCTCGATATCGCTGTTGACGGCCCTACCGCCGAAAAATTGAAGGCAGCCGCAAGGCAGTTTTCTCGCGCTCTTGGCAACATGCACTGA